The stretch of DNA TTTGATGTCTTCGCTCCAGTAGGAGAGGAAACCACTTTCCCTGAAATAGCCAGGTATGAAGAATTGACGAAGAAATATACAGGCTTCACTCTGAAGGTTCACGCTGGTTCGATAAAGCAGGGGCAAGTTATAGGCATAATCGGTGCAAATGCACTCGGTAAGACAACTTATCTGAAGATGTTAGCAGGGGTAGAAAAGCCTGATAGTGGAAACATATTCAGTGGTGCCAGAATATCTTACAAGCCACAGTACCTTTCGTCTGATTACGATGGAGACGTAAGGACATTCCTCTGGAGTGTAGGAGGAGACAAAATCGACGATGCAACTTTTCAATCCGCTCTGATTCAGCCACTTTTGATACACAAACTATACGAGAAGAACGTGAAGAACCTTAGCGGAGGAGAACTGCAGAAGGTTGCCATACTGAGCTGCTTGATGCAGGATGTAGACATTTATGCCTTGGATGAACCCTCAGCGTTCATCGATGTTGAAGACAGGCTCACCTTTGCCAGAGCGATTCAAAAGTTCGTAAAGTCGCAGGGCAAGACCGCTCTTATCGTCGACCATGACATTCAGATGATAGACATAATTTCTGATTCTCTGATGATTTTTGCGGGGGCCTCTGGAGAATCTGGTTCCGCATCTGCCCCGCAAGCAAAGGAGGACGGGATGAACAGTTTCCTGAAATCTCTTGGCATAACTTACAGGAGGGATATTGAAACTGGGAGACCAAGGGTGAACAAACCTGGCAGCAAGCTCGACAGGGAGCAGAAGGATATGGGAAGGTACTACTATCTTGCAAGAATAGTTGAAGAGGAAAGGCCTGAAACCCTTTGAGGATGCTTAAGCAGGCACTTTCAAACTTATTATCAGAAAGCGAACTAAGCGAACTTTATTCAGGTTTCGATATTGTAGGCGACATAGCGATAATCAAAATTCCAGATTCTTTACGGGTCAAAAAGAAACTAATCGGACCCATAATTCTTCAGAAGCTAAAACCAGTTAAGGTCGTTCTGATGCAGAGTGGCCCTGTGTCTGGCGAATATAGGATTCGCAAACTCGAACATCTGGCAGGTGAAGAAAGGACATCAACAATATACAAAGAGCATAGTTGCACATTCTTGGTCGATGTCACGAAGGCGTACTTCTCTCCAAGACTCTCTACTGAAAGGCTCAGGATTGCAAAACTAGTAAAAGAGGGAGAAAGAGTTCTGAATATGTTTGCTGGGATTGGAATTTATTCGATCATTATCGCAAAAGTGCAACTAGAATGCGAGGTTATTAGCGTAGAAATCAACCCAGATGCGCACAGGAGCGCAGTCGAGAACACAAGGCTCAACAAAGTCAGCCAGAAAGTTAAGCCTATAGCAGGTGATGCAAGAGAGATTATCAAAAGTGACAATATTGGTAAGTTTGATCGGGTGTTGATGCCATTGCCAGAAAACGCCTCTGAATTCATTGGGGATGCAATTTCAGCTCTGAAACCTGCAGGTGGGTGGATCCATTACTACTGCCATACACAAGCTAAAGATAAAGAAGATGCAATCAGCAATTCAGAAAGAGAATTGTTAGAGAGGTTGCAGGGCAGGGGTAAGATAAATTATATGAAAGTTGTGCGGGAAGTGGGACCAAGATGGTTCCAAGTAGTGGTTGACATAAAGTTCTGAGATTACTTCTTTGTCATCTGCATCCTGTAGATTGTTTCCACTCGTTGTATGGTGTCTATCTCATCTACATTCTTGTCGAGCCTTATCCTCTTAATTCTTGGAAATCGTAGAGCGTAACCACTATCATGCCTATCGCTTTTTTGTATAGCATCAAAGGCAACTTCCAAAATGATTTCTGGTTTTACGGCCATACGATAACCCAAATCCTGAACGAGCAGAGAGTTCACTCTCTCTGTCATATAGTCGATTTCTTCATCAGAAAGACCAGAGTAAGCTTTGCCGACTACTCTGAATTCTCCATTATCTCTCACTGCAAAAGTATAGTCAGAAATGGTTCCTGCCCTTTTACCATGACCATATTCTGCAGCAACTACAACAACATCTAATGTATCAAGTTCTTTTTTGAGCTTAACCCAGTATTTCCCCCTTCTGCCTGGCCGGTAGGGAGATTCTGGGTCTTTTACGACAAGGCCTTCATATCCAAGTTTCTTGCTTTTCTCAAAAGCCCTCTGCAGAGCTTCTGCACTGCTTACAGTTTCAATTCGCGAAAGTTGGATTATGTCTGGAAGTTTAAGGCTTTCCAAAATCTTTCTCCTTTGCAAGAGTGATTTTTCTAGCAGAGGTCTCCCATCAAGATAGAGAATATCAAAGCATTTGTAGACCACAGGTACATCTTCCATTATTTCTTTAGTCGGGGACTTCTTCCTTATTCTTCTCTGTAATTCCTGGAATGGCAGGGGCCTGTCATCCTTGAAGGGCAAGATCTCGCCATCAAGCATTATTGTATTAGGAATCTTGCATATTGCCTGAGCAAGGTCAGGAAAACTCCAAGAAATGTCTTCAAGTCTGCGGGAATATGCTTTGACTTTGGAATCAAATTTGTGAACTTGTGCCCTTATGCCGTCATATTTGAATTCTGCATAGACCTCCTTTTGATAATACCGTGCTATGTCTGCTGCAGTTTCCATAGTTTCCGCAAGCATAAAGTTCGTAGGTCTGAATATCTGCACCGTTGCCTTGTGTAGTTCATTTTTCAGCGCTAGAGATGCTGCCTCACCAATATCACCTAAGGTAAGGTTTACAATTCTAACCTCCTCAAGGGGCTTTCTTGAAACCTTTGCTAGAGACTCTTCCACCAATCCCTCCACGAGTCCTATTCGCATCTCACCGAGAAAGAGTTTGGTTAGGTACTTAGCTTCGATAGGAGTGCAGTCAAGGAAAAGCCCTCTTAATACTTGTTTCCTCCCTTCTTGAGAGCCCTTGCCAGACATTCTTGACATGCTCTCAAATATACGTTGTACATCCAATACAGCGAGATGTCTTTTAAAAAGTGGTTGAACGACTTTTTTTTCGAGCACTTCTTCTGCTACATCCCCAAGATCTCCGTATTTTCTGTATACTTCACCAAGGTCTCTTGGGTTTACTGAACAAAGATCAGCAATCGTATTCCAAAGGAGTGAATAACCTGCGAAGACCTCCTTTTCCGTCCATCTTGGAAACAAATAGCCTGAGAAGTATCTACAGACTACGGCCAGTTCTTCTTCATTCAATTTAGACAGGAAGGCACTAAGAATGGAAACTTTCCCATTTTTGCTTGGAGTTGCCTTTATGCTTTCAGCAACTTGGGCAAACTCCAGAAAACTTGTCATGCAGACTAAGATGCGTTAGGAACGAGCGACAAAGCCATGAGATATGCAGCCTCTCCATCTCTATAATAACCTGAAACCTTCGAGGCTATCTTGAAGTTAAGGTTCTGATATAGTGCAATAGCAAGTACATTGCTAACTCGCACTTCGAGATAAACTTCTCCACAGCCTCTCTGCACCATCCCATTGATAGCTTCGAGAACCAAAGATTTGCCCAAACCTTTTCCTCTATGTTGATCCAGCACGGCAACTGAAACTATGTGTCCCTTTCTTGCAACCCCAAACTTCTTAAGATTTGAAAAACCATATTCTATCCTGCACATTATGTAGCCTACAATATTTCCTTCTAATTCTGCAACATAGAAGGTTTCTGGTGATTCCGTCAAGAGCTCATCGAAGAATGAATCAGAGTAATGCTCTGGTAAAGTAGTCAAGTTAATAGAAACTACTCTGGGTAGGTCTTCAGATTTGGCTGGCCTGACAGTGTATTCTCCTACTCTTTTGTAGTAAGTGTTCTGCAAGGCAAACATATACGGGGATACAAGAAGTTTTAAAGGTTAGCTAATATCAATCGATTTCCAGATGGAAAAAACCCCAGAAGACACATCTCTCGCGTTTGAGGAGATAGACAATCTTGTACGCTCCCAGTTTACAGTAAATTCAGTCATGCTTAGGGACAGTGATATGGTTGAATATACGATTGAAAGGGCGTCAACCGTTAAGAAGAATTTCGAGACATTAGTTGTGAGTCTGAAGCAGAGAGGAGGTGCTGCTGTACTAAGGTCTTCAGAGTCTGGTTTGACCCTGCTGGCTCGCAAACACATAA from Nitrososphaerota archaeon encodes:
- a CDS encoding class I SAM-dependent methyltransferase family protein; protein product: MLKQALSNLLSESELSELYSGFDIVGDIAIIKIPDSLRVKKKLIGPIILQKLKPVKVVLMQSGPVSGEYRIRKLEHLAGEERTSTIYKEHSCTFLVDVTKAYFSPRLSTERLRIAKLVKEGERVLNMFAGIGIYSIIIAKVQLECEVISVEINPDAHRSAVENTRLNKVSQKVKPIAGDAREIIKSDNIGKFDRVLMPLPENASEFIGDAISALKPAGGWIHYYCHTQAKDKEDAISNSERELLERLQGRGKINYMKVVREVGPRWFQVVVDIKF
- a CDS encoding ATP-dependent DNA ligase; the encoded protein is MTSFLEFAQVAESIKATPSKNGKVSILSAFLSKLNEEELAVVCRYFSGYLFPRWTEKEVFAGYSLLWNTIADLCSVNPRDLGEVYRKYGDLGDVAEEVLEKKVVQPLFKRHLAVLDVQRIFESMSRMSGKGSQEGRKQVLRGLFLDCTPIEAKYLTKLFLGEMRIGLVEGLVEESLAKVSRKPLEEVRIVNLTLGDIGEAASLALKNELHKATVQIFRPTNFMLAETMETAADIARYYQKEVYAEFKYDGIRAQVHKFDSKVKAYSRRLEDISWSFPDLAQAICKIPNTIMLDGEILPFKDDRPLPFQELQRRIRKKSPTKEIMEDVPVVYKCFDILYLDGRPLLEKSLLQRRKILESLKLPDIIQLSRIETVSSAEALQRAFEKSKKLGYEGLVVKDPESPYRPGRRGKYWVKLKKELDTLDVVVVAAEYGHGKRAGTISDYTFAVRDNGEFRVVGKAYSGLSDEEIDYMTERVNSLLVQDLGYRMAVKPEIILEVAFDAIQKSDRHDSGYALRFPRIKRIRLDKNVDEIDTIQRVETIYRMQMTKK
- a CDS encoding GNAT family N-acetyltransferase; this encodes MFALQNTYYKRVGEYTVRPAKSEDLPRVVSINLTTLPEHYSDSFFDELLTESPETFYVAELEGNIVGYIMCRIEYGFSNLKKFGVARKGHIVSVAVLDQHRGKGLGKSLVLEAINGMVQRGCGEVYLEVRVSNVLAIALYQNLNFKIASKVSGYYRDGEAAYLMALSLVPNAS